CTGTAGCCGTGAACACTTAGACGGTACTTTAGATATTCGTTGGCCACGTAGAAGTGTTCGTATTTTGCATATTCTCTGATACCATTGAAATCTTCAAGTTCAATTCTCAGTTGCATTTCTTGGCTCTTTGTCAGGAGGTGAATTTTGTCATTCCCCAGCCAAAATTCCCTGCTGAGGTTTCCAAAGCCATTTTTGTAGTCGTTCCAGGTTCTGTTAAAGTTAGTGCTGCCGTCCTGACGCCGTTGCAGCACTGTCCAGCCACCTCCATGCGTTTGCATGTCACAGTAAACTTCAAAGCTATCATTTCTGGGGTCAGGGCTAATCCTGTAGATTCCATTACTCCTTCTGCCTGCTGTGTAATGATCAGCACAGTCTCTCTGCATTATTTGCATAACTGGTGGAAGAACAGATAGTGTTAGAATAAacatgatttaattttaaaaataaacatttctttaatcCATGCTGAAGTGGCATACAGAACTAGAATCGGAGAGACTTCTACATAAGAAATGGTATTAAAGCAGTTTCAGTTCTAGGGAGAAACAGGATTTTTCCATCAGGTTTACTCTATTATAGGTGCTACTTGGGATCTCTGCACTGGCTAGCTGTCAAAAAATCTCAGCTAAATTGTTTTTTGTAGCAAAACTGCCTAATACAGGGgcattttgattttctctttcccttttctccctttctctacTCTTTGTTCTTTCATTACCTCCTGTAAATTCAGCCTCATTTCTTCAGTCCATATTTCTAATGCTTTGTGGTTACACACTTGCTGCTCTCTGTATTTAAATGTATACCATCACACCCTGTCTGCAATTTAAATCTTAATCTGGCAGTATGtcagagaaaaagctttgtCCATATGGGAATGACTTAAACCTGGCTATAGTTCAGTTAACATCATTTGATACCTAACATAACATCATTAGGAATGTTTCATGTGTTAATGTTGACTGTATTTTagggagcaggaaaaaatgtaataaaacagTCTCATCTATTGTAGTAATACTGTTATTCCTAGAAAGACACAGCTAGAAAAGTGACAGTGCTTTCGTGTGTATGTGGCTTTGCTGGCTTTACAGTAAGGAAAAGTTTTAGCATCTACTGTTAACACAGCTTTTTCTCACCAATGAGTGATGTgttttattcagaagaaaaataccccCAGGTTTTTCCTGCAGATTGAAAATCCATTTTTGATCCACAGTGTCATCCAGTGTGCAAAGGTCATTGTGCTCAAAAAGGCATGGTATTCTAATTCCATGTTCTTAAGTGATACAGAGAGCTCCTACAAGTTCTCAGTTAAGAGTCAAAACCTTAATGTTCATTCCTATTGCAGATTTGAATTTATGGGCATGTTCATTTGCAGGCTTGAGTTGCATATTTTTCCTAGCAAATTTAAACAATTAAACTGCTTCTTGAAAGAGAGGAGGGTTCTCAGGCTTCACTGGGGAATAAGACTCAGGATTCCTTGTTGGCCAGTACTGAAAATTAGACATCTATGAAAGCACGAAGTATCAGAATCAAAGGCTTAAAAGCTAAATCTAAATACAGAGTACattcttatttatttcactgaacttTGTGTAAGTTCTTTGGTGGACTAAGTTTCAGAGTAGATACTGACAGAGTACATACATTTCAGATACAAAGCTTTTATAATCAAATTCAACTCCTATTTAGGTAAAGTTTTGCTATTAGTTTCAGTGGATGCAGGAATAGCTGCTGTGTAGGAAAAAGTTGTAGCTGTTATGCTTGCTAGTCTTCATATTGCTGCTACAAACACTTAGCATCAGTTACTGTAAAATATAAGGAAAATCTACATGATCATATGCTATGAACAGTACCCAACATTTCAGTGTGAAAAATATCTAAAACTAATTTAGTCTGTTATGAAGTTCTTACTGTACCTGAATTTGATTCATTTCACATTAGCAATATACCAAATATCACTCTCTTGTGTGTGAATGTTTATCTGAATTAAATTGATTTATACTGATTTATATCTGATTTAAGCTGATTGTTGATTTAGTAAAAGCATTATCTTTATTATTACTCATTTGCTCTTTTCACACTTGCAAGAATTTCAGCTGTACATGCACTGTACCATCTGCATATGTCCTTCAATTTTCAGTATAAGTagacagaaaaacagttttattttaaacttgaatGCTAACCCACAGAGGCTTAAAAACTGTAATGTGGCCTGACCTTTCTTTGCTTTATCTCTAGAAAGCCCTGTCTTCACATGTATCATATCTAAGCGGTAGAATACACTGACAATCTAGtgaatatttcttgttttcagagatTCTTACATGTAGTATAAAactatgaaattaaaaaaacacctcaatCTTCTCTTAATAACTTTAGGCAGAAATTACTACTTTTACTTCTTAATTAGGAGAActgtaaaagaagaaagtgttttcagtgATAACACCTGTTCTCTGTTTTATATTGCTTATAAATTAGCTTCATGCTAAGGGTATAGTATTAAAATGATTGTACATATATTACGcacttgaaaaatactgttaataAGCTTTTGTAGCTGAACCTTTCAGTTAATTGCTGTGAtgatagaaaaattatttttattactcaTCTGTTAAAAACTAAACCTTTTACTAGATTCCCTTGATGTTTAATAAGAGCCTTCAGACCTCTTCAGAATAGTTGCAGTttcacattgaaaaaaaaaacaagccattTTCCAAGGCACACCTAGAGAAAATTAACCCTTCTcattcaaagagaaaatatgtGTAGTTCATTGATGTTCAGTATCCTTAATAAAGGGTAGTGCTGTGTAAAATCGATAATTTTTCACGTTTACGAATTGAATTGCAAAACCAAAGTCCTTTGaaaattcctgttttaaatCCCATAATAAAGTCCAATTCTAGGAGGCACTGAACACCTGCAGCTCTCAGTAACCCTCTAGTGgcagctgaaatgttttacaGGAGTATAAATAAACACTGAAGGAACAAGTATTTAACTTGTAAAGTTAGTAACACAGCTATTTggttaaaacatattttaaattgtttagCTAATGTTTGTAAAATGCACAGACACTTTATACAGTCAATAAGAATGAACAGGTTACATACCAGGTCTCGGTTGCATTGCTGGACATTTGGAAGAACATTTGTAATCAAGGCTGTTCACAACAAAAGTCAGATTAGCAACTTTGCTGTCAACATAATGTTCCACATTGTTCATATTTATGTGGCTCATCTTCTCTAAACGACCCTGAAGTGTCTGAATCTGgctctttgcatttttcaagCTGGTTGCCATTCTGTTAACTTTGCTTTGCAGTTCCTTTACTCTGTTATCttggattttgttgttttctgctgGAGTTTCTGCATCAGGTAGCAGGAATtcatttctattatttctttcctggttGTCATCTGCCTGCAGCTTGCAATCTTGGCAGCATTTCTTCAGCTTGTTTACTGCTTCTTTAAGGGTCTGTACTTCTTTGAGAGTCTTCTCAAGCAGTCTGAATTCTTTGGGTAACTGGATGGTCATCGGAGGCAGATTTATCTGATGTGGACAATCCTCTCCTTCATCACATTTCCGATTAGTTTTGAGCTTTATAGGACAAGTCTCAGTAACTTTTTCTTTAGCATCCTCTTCATCTTCTAAAACAACTGCAAAGACATTTGTTAAAGCAAGGAGAGCTGTCAAGATTAAGTAAACGAGCAGCTTCATCTTCACAGAGAAACTAGCAGTATGAGGAAGTATGCAAAAGTGGAACAACTTTATAAGGGCAGCTTGAAGCCTGTGAGTTATCAGACTGCCTACACTGTTCTCAGAAATGGGTGGGAGTGCTTGCATCACGAGTGATTAATAGCAGAGCAAAGTAGGTAGTGCTTGCAAGAGTAGCACGTTTCAGTGAGTGTTCCTGACTCAGAACTAATGTATGCAAGCAAAATGATGAAATGCATGTGTGCTGATTACTTAAACAGTTTAATTTCATTCCTtgtacatgtattttctttttttggggaagaaaaaaatcacttagcTCTGTGTTATATCAGTTGTCTTAATATTTGAGTGttctaaaaatgcttttcaaaactaGATTGTAGTTTTATCATAGCAGGtagaaaaggtgaaaaactgCCCCTTTCCCAGTTTGAAGTTTATCACAGCAATAGCTTCACTGATGCTCAGTTCCCTTCTtcctaaaactttttttaactgaatacatgtattaatgaaaattatttaaatccCAAAGCATGTTGAAACACACATACAGTTTTGGttctaaacatttttcaggGGTCACAGACGAAGGAGGATGAGCACTTTCATCTTCCCATTTTGCTTAGCACTGCTTAGAATAGTTATCTGGGATATTCATGATTTGTATGACACATCACAGTTCAAGTTCACTGTTATCTGATTCTGAGTACCTCTTATAAAACCTTTCTAAGTGAAGGGAATGGAATTTAAGTTaccctttcccctccctgctctttGATGCACGGATCCAAGCTGTTGGAGTGATTATTCAGAAAACCCAAAGCATATCCTGGTGTTCTGAATAATGTCCTGAATTCTAAAGTAAGGCAGAGAGCTAGGGAAGGAGCTCCCATGGGCCCATCGGTTCGTGGTAttcttttctgtattcctgattttcagtttctgcttttctttttattgtgcCTTGTATCAGCTTGAAGAGTTAATCATGTACTTTGCATGACTAATCACACCAAGTGGAATACTTCTATTGTAGGTGATGTTTGCCGTGTACTTCTTCATTTTTACTCTCCAGCCACCTTTGCCATTCTCACATGGTGCCTATGCACTTTTAATGTTCAATGTCATTTTCCTTGTGCCCCAAAGCAAGGCTATATGAACGTGTCTGTGCATTCATAGCTGTCAAGAGCAAAATAACTTGCATGAGTAAAGGGTTTTCACACCAGTTCTTGTTTAATTAGTCCCATCTGAACCATTTATTTCCCTAAACACTAACTGAAATTACTCGTAATACAGATTAAACATTAAACAGACATTAGTCACACACATACACTGTAAGTTCATGATCTCTGGAATATTACTAGCTTTTTCAGAGACCACAGGTTTATATTGATAGCACAGGAGGGAAGCCTGGCAAAAAAAACTACTTGTCTAACCTGCTACAACAGTTCCTTTGGATTCCTGTATAGCACAATGCTCTGGGCACTTTCTTGGGAAATGGGTTTTGAATCTACCTTTCCTATATTCTAAGTGAACATCCCAGAACCTGGCATGGTGCTTTTAGTTATGTGGCAAAACTGTGTATCTCTCCCTTTCAGATCATGCTAGTTCTCCAGCAATGAGGTGAAGGACACCCCCAGCTTGCGTGTAAGATACTGACACCactttggttttattaaaaatgcatcaaaactGAAGTGTTTGTAACAGATTAAATGTATGATTTTAATTTGtgagtaaaattttaaaatttttcatttgattaaTAGGatcctagattttttttctatcagtctaaaataaagtatttccagAGCATTTTTCTCCTGCATGGCTCCTACTGTCAAACTGAGTAAAGCTATACCAGCCTTTTTTGAAGGGCTTTAGAAATATAATTGAATTCCTAAATGCTTGTTATTTGGGAAGCCCCATTCCCCCCACAGTGGTGTTTGTTCAGTTTGCAGTGAACTCTGCTATCTGCTGTAGGACTTGGACTGGAAATACTATTCTGTATCTGTAAAATCCTTAATAATTGTCCTTGCTTCACATCTTATGAATTGCCTGGAAATGTTTAAATGCATATCAAATGTGTTGTAATTTATATATTGTAATTTATGACTGTTGTGCTGCATTGAAAGCCTAAAATATCATTAGAACTTAATAACTTTAAGAAGGGCAGAAATTTCTAGTGATGCTGaatgtcaaagaaaagaaagttcgGATAGTAATGTGAGATGTCTGAGCTTTTCAAACATCTTTTTCCTGAGACACTAATTCCTTGATCCATTATATACCTTCATTTACTGATAGTTACTTCCTCCCTTGGATGAGATTTCTATAATCCTGTTATCCTCCTGATTTTGTTATTAGTCTGATGTTCTGCTGCTAGGCTATCAGCAATCTGTTTGGAGCCTGGAAGTTCCACTTCTCCATCAGGTATCTGTATGCTTCTACCTGGGGAAGCTTTGTAATTGAGGACTGGTCATCTTGTTCTGTCACGGAATGTCCATTCCCAAcaatttgtcatctttcttCTTCCGTCAGGAACTCAAAGTAGTATGCTAcagcctttttttgtgtgttttgtgccTCTTATTTTCCTTGGGATAAATGAAGCAAACTCTCAAAAATGAGTTTTTCACAAGTCTTTGCCCTTTGAAAGGGCACTGAGCAATCTTAAACTGTAAGATGCTGATTCAGCATAACTAATGGCAGAAATATCGGATCAGATCAAAACAGAGAACTGCAGTTTGTAAACAAAGTTTCTTTCCAGATGGGGCTTTTCTCGATCCCTAGAGTATTCTGTATTATACTTCAAGCTTTAAAGTAGATAAGCAATCACGACATGCAAAAGCCAATCTTTTTCAACTGTGAAAAAGATCTAACTGAATAACAGCTGATAGTCACAAGTGAGAATTTTCTACCAAGGTCTTTTGTTTGGTTAAAGGGCATTTTCTTGTAGCTTTTCATCTCGTTTAGTCTTCATCTTCATTTTAGGaatctatttttccttctatgGGTTGAAGAGATATCTTTAATCTCACAGACATACCTTCctaaagataaaggaaaaaactgagagCTCGTGATATTCTGAAATTCTACTGAAGACTTTAATTCTGTTTCCAGAACTACCCAGTGGTTGCAAGGTTAAAGTAGTAATATATTTTGGTTTAGCAGACTTGTCTGAGGACTGTTTACACAAAGTTTATCAAAAGCAGCATGAGCCATTTCCCATGATTTTTTAgagcaagggtttttttcctggcagataATGGCATGTAGGTCAAATAGAAAACAACGAAGTTAAAAGTCTGTAGGCAGATATTAATTTACCTAGTGACTATGGCAATTTAAAACATGACAGCTTGCCATCTGTTTGATTTCTGCTTTGTCCTGGGAGTTAACATCTACTGCAGAAGAGTTGTTGCAAAACATCCAGATTTGTGTAAGCAGTTCAAATGATTGATATGAACAAACCTGAAGCACATCTGGGTTCATTCgtacaaataattttggaggCGAGGTAGGATGTATCAAAATTCAACAGctgcagtaatattttttttgttgttgtcgacttcagtgattctgtgatacaTTTGGTTGAGGCGAAAGGTAATtagattaattttcagtttttcccacAATGTGGAATATATACCTAAAATTCATACTAGAAACAAATTCTAATTTAGGAGTGTTTTTGATTAATtcaattgatttcttttttaattaagtagTCTTTCTTCATGCAAGCAGTCTTTATGTTGTCCACTGGATTGTGTGACTGTCTGTTCAACTTCCTCACGCATCGATGAGAACACGTCAGGACACAGAAAGGCAGGCAGTCCTATTCCATTTGATTTTAATTGTTAATACTCTTATTGAGATACAGATTACATAGGACTAGTAACCGTGTAAATTTCCTATCTGTTTAATTTggtctttgttttatttatgaattatgGCAACACGTAGAAATGCAACACTGGCATAGAATGTAAATAGTAGATAACGTATTTATATAAGCAATTGTAAATGTAATACATATTACAAAACTCATGATTAAAGAATGTCACTCTTTCTGTTAAGGTGAGGACTATATTTGTAAAGAAATAGATCCTTTAAAGTAAATTccaatttattctgtttctccAATGACACCTGAAGATCTGCCTGCCCAAAATCTAGAATTTACTGCTGAATATTTGCTTTATCTGTAGCCACGGAAGGCGATGTAGTTGGCTAAGTGTATGGAGAAAAGAACCCGGCATACCCTCTTAAGAATGGtgacaaaacaaatacaaaagccTCTCCAACTCCAATAAAACCAGTCTTAGGTGGTCTAAGACTGTACCGATTACTCAGTATCCTCCTCCTGAGAGTCACAGCCacacaggaggcagcaggaaagcTGTCTCCTTTCCTGGAATGCCTATCTTACTAGTCTCTTATCCCCCCTCTTCTACTGAGCCATGCAAGACACAATTGGCCAGATGCAGTATTTCCTCACCCACTGTATCATCTTGATGGTGGCTGATTTTGGTATTTTCCATGTAGGGATTGCTTTTTCCCATGAACTGGGGACAAAACTACTGTTATGAGCCATGCCTTGGGAAAGAATTCATGATATTATTTTTCCTAGTTGTTATTTGTTAGTTTTAGAAGGTTTTTCAGCcgtttatttttcattaaaggaTGCCTGGCTGATCCATCTGTAATTAGAAAAGTTAAGTTGTAGAAACTCTGTGTAAGGCAATACAGTGCTATATCTACTGTAAGTAGgtttattaatgtttttcatGTATACCTTTACCCCTActctgttttgtcttgtttatgTAGCATCATCTGAATATAGcctttttaatgtgaaatactCTGTAGTAATTCAGTATAAATGGTATGtccatttcaaaataaagtgaATTATTAATTCATATTAATAATTTCTCAGGCTCATTATGCCCTCACTCTGTGAAAGAATGATACGCTACATTTAAAAAGTGCATGCTCTCTTACTACTCATTACATTTATGGTTTTCGTGGAACAGGAAATAGGGCAAAATAATTTGTGAAGcactctgtgaaaaacaaaaaaaaatcattttcttaaattatttaaattgttttagCTTCCAAATAGAAATTACttaggtgatttttttcccctgtaaaatAGTACTTTTAAGGGGAAACCGTTTTATATATAGATTTGATTTtatacaaatgtatttgttaCTTTGTTATAATCTTGCTCATCGTGAACATCAGGATAGAAATGCCTGACTGCATTCATACAACCAATGGCCTCATGACTTCAGATATTGTTGTTTATCACCTAAATGAAAAGTTGAGAAAACTCAGCGACAAATCTTTTTGTACTTGAAAGACTAATAAATAGGCTTTACTGGGGACTTCCCTTACTTATCCTAAAAAAATCTACTGCCTGTCAGCATGTGTGTAGTTACAGATGGGATGGATTACACCTTATTTTTTAACTCTAATGACAGGATTAATTT
The Falco peregrinus isolate bFalPer1 chromosome 6, bFalPer1.pri, whole genome shotgun sequence genome window above contains:
- the FGL2 gene encoding fibroleukin, which produces MKLLVYLILTALLALTNVFAVVLEDEEDAKEKVTETCPIKLKTNRKCDEGEDCPHQINLPPMTIQLPKEFRLLEKTLKEVQTLKEAVNKLKKCCQDCKLQADDNQERNNRNEFLLPDAETPAENNKIQDNRVKELQSKVNRMATSLKNAKSQIQTLQGRLEKMSHINMNNVEHYVDSKVANLTFVVNSLDYKCSSKCPAMQPRPVMQIMQRDCADHYTAGRRSNGIYRISPDPRNDSFEVYCDMQTHGGGWTVLQRRQDGSTNFNRTWNDYKNGFGNLSREFWLGNDKIHLLTKSQEMQLRIELEDFNGIREYAKYEHFYVANEYLKYRLSVHGYSGTAGDALHYSRHYNHDQKFFTTPDKDNDRYPSGNCGAYYSSGWWFDACLSANLNGKYYHKKYKGVRNGIFWGTWHGISDDMPSGYRQAFKSVKIMIRPKSFVG